One segment of Dyella jiangningensis DNA contains the following:
- a CDS encoding HlyD family secretion protein has protein sequence MSETSSPAPSAPATPASAEPSGKGVRWVLVLIGVSLLWYLLADRYTPYTQQARVQAYVIPVAAEAAGRVTRVVVHNNQQVAAGQLLFEIDAEPYRIALVRARADLESMRRQIGASTAGIDSATASLRAAIANEVKARQDSDRLERLYREDQGTVSLRRLEVARATHEQATSQVSAARAEVERAKEQQGGNEAENAQLRSAAAAVEKAELDLANAKVHARSAGLIADLRTDVGQFAAIGNPVMTLIANHDVWVSADMTENNLGHLEPGMPVAIALDSRPGELFRGRIRSIGYGVSVGQASPPGTLPTVQNSRDWLRPAQRFPVVVEFAADETVPTRDIRVGGQAEVMAFPTQGNPLNPLGRVFLRVMSWLSYLY, from the coding sequence ATGAGCGAGACCTCGTCGCCCGCTCCTTCCGCGCCCGCAACGCCGGCGAGCGCCGAGCCCTCGGGCAAGGGCGTCCGCTGGGTGCTCGTGCTGATTGGCGTGAGCCTGCTGTGGTACCTGCTGGCCGATCGCTATACGCCCTATACGCAGCAGGCGCGCGTGCAGGCCTACGTGATCCCGGTGGCGGCGGAAGCCGCAGGCCGCGTGACGCGCGTGGTCGTGCACAACAACCAGCAGGTCGCGGCGGGGCAGCTGCTGTTCGAGATCGATGCGGAGCCGTACCGCATCGCGCTGGTTCGCGCGCGCGCCGACCTGGAATCGATGCGGCGCCAGATCGGCGCCAGCACGGCCGGCATCGATTCGGCGACAGCCTCGTTGCGCGCGGCGATCGCCAATGAAGTGAAGGCGCGCCAGGACAGCGATCGGCTCGAACGTCTTTATCGCGAAGACCAGGGCACCGTCTCGCTGCGCCGGCTGGAAGTGGCCCGCGCGACGCACGAACAGGCGACCAGCCAGGTGAGCGCCGCGCGCGCGGAAGTCGAGCGCGCGAAGGAGCAACAAGGCGGCAACGAGGCAGAGAACGCGCAGTTGCGCAGCGCCGCCGCGGCGGTCGAGAAGGCCGAGCTTGATCTGGCCAATGCCAAGGTGCATGCGCGCTCGGCCGGGTTGATCGCCGATCTGCGCACGGATGTCGGCCAATTCGCGGCCATCGGCAATCCCGTCATGACCCTGATCGCCAATCATGATGTCTGGGTGAGCGCTGACATGACCGAGAACAACCTCGGCCACCTGGAGCCGGGCATGCCGGTGGCGATTGCGCTGGATTCGCGGCCGGGCGAGCTGTTCCGCGGACGCATCCGCAGCATCGGCTACGGCGTGAGCGTCGGCCAGGCCTCGCCGCCCGGCACGCTTCCCACCGTGCAGAACAGTCGCGACTGGTTGCGCCCTGCGCAGCGATTTCCCGTCGTCGTCGAATTCGCCGCGGACGAGACCGTGCCCACGCGTGATATCCGCGTCGGTGGACAAGCCGAGGTGATGGCGTTTCCGACCCAGGGCAATCCGCTCAATCCCCTGGGAAGAGTCTTCCTGCGCGTGATGAGCTGGCTCTCCTATCTCTACTGA
- a CDS encoding DUF2955 domain-containing protein, which translates to MAARQRELLGRRALRLAFGTALCLAVSFGIDLPVPIIAPVFAVFLIASVPRPLSLKAGLGLVLVVALTTGSGLLLAPLLRYYFMAGVLCVGLGLFLAFRHGLQGGNNLVATFLAAGLTMISAAGTADMQLALTVVGALVKGLLLAVLVLGIVHAIFPEPLAASRPPVRAVPAAAEATRLALRAALVVLPAFLLALADPSSYMPIIMKSVSLGRQTCTTTARSAARELLGSTLLGGAMAIVFWFALKWFVHLWMFFLWMLLFGLLVARRLYRLVPSRSTPSFWLNSLVTLVILLGQSVQDSVAGKDVYTAFIVRMGLFIAVTLYACLMVQLLDAGSRLRKAGTHARARDAPQPSG; encoded by the coding sequence ATGGCGGCCCGCCAACGCGAACTGCTCGGCCGACGCGCGTTGCGCCTCGCCTTCGGCACGGCGCTCTGCCTCGCCGTCAGTTTCGGCATCGACCTGCCCGTTCCCATCATCGCGCCGGTGTTCGCCGTGTTCCTCATCGCCTCCGTCCCGCGTCCGCTATCGCTCAAGGCAGGCCTAGGGCTGGTGCTGGTCGTGGCGCTCACCACCGGCAGTGGGTTGCTGCTTGCCCCTTTGCTCCGCTACTACTTCATGGCCGGTGTGCTTTGCGTCGGACTGGGGCTGTTCCTTGCCTTTCGCCATGGCCTGCAAGGAGGCAACAACCTCGTGGCGACCTTTCTCGCTGCGGGCCTCACCATGATTTCCGCCGCGGGCACGGCCGATATGCAGCTCGCGCTCACCGTCGTCGGCGCGTTGGTGAAAGGGCTGCTGCTTGCCGTGCTGGTCCTCGGCATCGTGCATGCGATCTTTCCCGAGCCCCTCGCCGCTTCCCGACCGCCGGTGCGTGCGGTGCCGGCGGCGGCGGAAGCAACGCGCCTGGCCTTGCGCGCCGCTTTGGTCGTGCTGCCCGCGTTTCTGCTGGCGCTGGCCGATCCGTCGAGCTACATGCCGATCATCATGAAGTCAGTCAGCCTCGGCAGGCAGACCTGCACCACCACGGCACGAAGCGCGGCGCGAGAGCTGCTGGGCTCGACGCTGCTCGGCGGCGCGATGGCCATCGTATTCTGGTTTGCGTTGAAGTGGTTCGTGCACCTGTGGATGTTCTTCCTGTGGATGCTGCTGTTTGGCCTGCTGGTCGCGCGCAGGCTGTACCGCCTCGTGCCGAGCCGCAGCACGCCCAGCTTCTGGCTCAACAGCCTCGTCACCCTCGTCATCCTGCTCGGCCAGTCTGTACAGGACAGCGTGGCCGGCAAGGACGTCTATACCGCTTTCATCGTGCGCATGGGCCTGTTCATCGCGGTCACGCTGTATGCCTGCCTGATGGTGCAACTGCTCGATGCGGGGTCCCGTCTGCGAAAGGCAGGCACGCATGCGCGGGCGCGCGATGCGCCACAACCATCAGGCTAG
- a CDS encoding potassium channel family protein — protein MRRIARAERTHLKASDVLGEFSKTMWYLRAIMLGLLLLFAVLTTAMYYFGGPVETSDRSASPIGETIYYCAITALTIGYGDVVPTTPFGRLDALLLGLVGLLLTGLVIAAAVRAVQEAARISHHPH, from the coding sequence ATGAGAAGGATCGCCAGAGCCGAGCGCACGCATCTGAAGGCCAGCGACGTACTCGGGGAATTCAGCAAGACGATGTGGTATCTACGCGCCATCATGCTGGGCTTGCTGCTGTTGTTCGCCGTGCTCACGACGGCGATGTATTACTTCGGTGGGCCGGTGGAGACCTCGGATCGATCGGCATCGCCGATCGGCGAAACCATCTATTACTGCGCGATCACGGCGCTCACGATTGGCTATGGCGACGTGGTGCCCACCACGCCGTTCGGGCGACTGGATGCCCTGCTGCTGGGCCTCGTCGGCCTGTTGTTGACCGGCCTGGTCATCGCCGCCGCGGTGCGCGCCGTGCAGGAAGCCGCGCGTATCAGCCACCATCCCCACTGA
- a CDS encoding UBP-type zinc finger domain-containing protein yields the protein MTVHDEEINVDVAPSGTGCVECMKAGGWWLHLRRCAQCGHIGCCDNSPHRHATQHFHATGHAVITSFEPGETWFYNFRSKQFFDGPALHPPLSHPLDQPVPGPRGKVPEDWEDLLM from the coding sequence ATGACGGTTCATGACGAAGAGATCAATGTCGACGTCGCTCCCAGCGGCACGGGATGCGTCGAGTGCATGAAAGCCGGCGGATGGTGGCTGCATCTGCGCCGCTGTGCGCAATGCGGGCATATCGGTTGTTGCGACAACTCCCCGCATCGGCACGCCACCCAGCATTTCCACGCGACCGGGCACGCCGTGATCACCAGCTTCGAGCCAGGAGAGACGTGGTTCTACAACTTCCGCTCGAAGCAGTTCTTCGATGGCCCGGCATTGCATCCGCCGCTGTCCCATCCGCTTGACCAGCCGGTGCCCGGCCCCAGGGGCAAGGTGCCGGAGGACTGGGAAGATCTGCTGATGTAG
- the pip gene encoding prolyl aminopeptidase, which translates to MRELYPEIEPYAQHRLKVDDLHELHIEECGNPNGLPVVFLHGGPGAGVSPYHRRFFDPSRYRIVLFDQRGAGRSTPHAELRDNTTWHLVSDIEAIREHFGIERWVVFGGSWGSTLALAYAQKHPERVLGLVLRGIFLGRDYELRWFNERDGGAQWIFPERWERYLAYIPEDERDNMVEAYWRRLDSDDEAVRFAAAMAWGNWEGGSTTLVHDPDEPGNFEDPQAAISVARAEAHYFRHGIFLEPDQLLRDVERIRHIPAAIVHGRYDIICPVKSACDLAKAWPEAHFDIVLAGHSAADPAIVDKLVSATDSLADRYC; encoded by the coding sequence GTGCGCGAGCTGTATCCCGAGATCGAGCCCTACGCCCAGCATCGACTCAAGGTCGATGATCTGCACGAGCTGCATATCGAGGAGTGTGGCAATCCCAACGGATTGCCGGTGGTCTTTCTGCATGGCGGGCCGGGCGCCGGTGTGTCGCCGTACCATCGCCGCTTCTTCGACCCCTCGCGTTATCGCATCGTGTTGTTCGACCAGCGTGGCGCCGGTCGTTCCACGCCGCATGCGGAGCTGCGCGACAACACGACGTGGCATCTCGTATCGGACATCGAAGCCATCCGCGAGCACTTCGGCATCGAGCGATGGGTGGTGTTCGGCGGTTCGTGGGGTTCCACGCTGGCGCTGGCCTATGCGCAGAAGCATCCGGAGCGCGTGCTGGGGTTGGTGCTCCGTGGCATCTTCCTGGGGCGCGATTACGAGTTGCGCTGGTTCAACGAACGCGATGGCGGTGCGCAGTGGATCTTTCCGGAACGTTGGGAGCGATATCTCGCTTACATTCCCGAAGACGAGCGCGACAACATGGTCGAGGCGTACTGGCGACGGCTCGACAGCGACGACGAAGCCGTGCGCTTCGCGGCCGCGATGGCGTGGGGCAACTGGGAAGGCGGCAGCACCACGCTGGTCCATGATCCCGACGAGCCCGGCAACTTCGAGGATCCGCAGGCGGCGATCAGCGTGGCGCGGGCCGAGGCGCACTATTTCCGCCACGGCATTTTCCTGGAGCCGGATCAGCTGCTGCGTGATGTTGAACGCATCCGCCACATTCCCGCCGCCATCGTGCACGGCCGCTACGACATCATCTGCCCGGTGAAGTCGGCATGCGATCTCGCCAAGGCATGGCCCGAGGCGCACTTCGATATCGTGCTGGCCGGTCATAGCGCCGCTGATCCGGCGATCGTCGACAAGCTGGTGAGCGCGACCGACAGCCTGGCGGATCGCTACTGTTGA